CCGCATTCCATGCAATCGCAAAGCACTTCGGCGTCACCCGGACACTCGTCGTCCCGATGGAACATCTTGCTGTGATCGGTGGGTCCAGTCTCACGGATCATACCATCCCGGTCTCGCAGGCAGACCTCACCGCGACGGGCATCCCGACGTCGTACGTCCCGTTCCGCAATGCGAACATCCTTGCCGTCGCGGTAAGCTGGGCGGAAGTGATCGGTGCGCGCTCCATCTACATCGGCGCCGTGGAAGAGGATTCGTCGGGATATCCCGATTGCCGCCGTACATTCTTCGACGCGTATAATGCCATGATCACCACCGGGACCAGGCCCGGATCAGGTATCGCCATCCAGGCCCCGCTCCTGCAGTTGTCCAAAGCAGAGATCGTGAAACGGGGCACCGAACTCGAAGCACCGCTCGCACTCACCTGGTCCTGCTACCAGGCAGAGGATGAGGCCTGCGGTGTGTGCGACAGTTGCGCGCTCCGCCTGCGCGGGTTCCAGCAGGCGGGCATCCCCGACCCGATCCCGTACTCGGTCCGGCCCGATCACCGTCACTAAAGGAGACGCCCATGCAACAGTTCAAAGACAGCATGCTGAAGCTGATCATCGAGACGTCGACGAACCTGCCTCCGGATGCGCGGCGCGCCATCCTGGCCGCGCGTGAGCAGGAGAAGCCGGGAACACAGTCGATGCTGGCACTTGAGACCATCGCCACGAATGTGGATATGGCGTGCGGCGATGCGGCACCGATCTGCCAGGATACCGGGATGCCGACATTCGAGATCAAGACTCCTGTGGGTGCGAACCAGATCGTGATGAAAGCCGCGATACGCGAAGCGATCGCCGAAGCGACGAAACTCGGCAAGCTTCGTCCGAATGCCGTCGATTCGCTCACGGGGAAGAACAGCGGCAACAACCTCGGCGAGGGCGCACCGGTCATCCATTTCGAGCAGTGGGAAAAGGACGAGATCGATGTGCGGCTCCTGCTGAAAGGGGGCGGGTGCGAGAACAAGAACATCCAGTACTCCCTCCCCATGGAACTGCCTCATCTCGGCCGTGCGGACCGCACGATGGACGGGATCCGCAAATGCATCCTCCATGCCGTGTGGCAGGCACAGGGCCATGGGTGTGCGGTCGGTGCGATCGGTGTGGCGATCGGCGGCGACCGGACATCCGGCTATGGCTTTGCGAAGCAGCAATTGTTCCGGTTGCTGGACGACGTGAATCCGAACCCCGAGCTGGCCAGGCTCGAGGCGTACATCATGGAGACGGCGAACGGGCTCGGCATCGGGACGATGGGTTTCGGCGGACAATCCACGCTCATCGGCTGCAAGGTCGGATCGTATCACCGGCTGCCGGCGAGCTTCTTCGTGTCGGTCGCGTATGACTGTTGGGCATTCCGCCGTCTTGGTGTGGTGGTGGATCCGGCCACGGGCGCCATCACGCGGTGGCTCTATCGTGACGACTCTCCGGCGATCACCATGGCGCGCGGTGACGGTCTGCCGCTCACCGGCCGCGAGATCCGTCTCACGCTCCCGCTGAGCGAGACGCAGGTGCGCCAGCTCAAGGTCGGCGACGTGGTCATTCTCGATGGGGCCATGCACACCGGACGCGATGCGCTCCATCATTATCTGATGACCCATGATGCGCCGGTGAACCTCGAGGGGTCGGCGATCTATCATTGTGGTCCCGTGGCGCTGAAGAACGGCGAGATCTGGACGATGGGAGCCGCGGGCCCGACGACAAGCGGACGGGAGGAGCCGTTCCAGGCGGACATCCTCAAGAAATTCAAGGTCCGCGCCGTGATCGGCAAGGGTGGTATGGGGGCGAAGACCCTTGCGGCGCTGCAAGAGGTCGGGGCGGTCTATCTGAACGCCATCGGCGGTGCGGCGCAGTTCTATACCCGGTGCATCACCGGGGTCACGGGAGTGGATTTCCTCGAGTTCGGCACACCCGAAGCCATGTGGCACATCACCGTGAAGGGATTTCCGGCGATCGTGACCATGGACTCCCACGGCAAGAGCCTTCACGCGGACGTCGAACAGGCGTCCGGCAAGGTGCTCGCGACACACGCGGCGCCGGTTCAACTCTAACCTCACAGACCCGCCGCGGGCGGATCGGAGCAGAAGCGTACCATGAGACCTGAAATCAAACTGCATACCGTGCCTTCGATCGGCTGTGTCCAGGATATGGTCGTCCGCTCGTCACGGTACTATGGCGGCAAACTCGCGGTCGAGGACCTCAAGCAAACGCCCATTCCACGGTTGACGTATACGGCGTTGCTGACCCATGTCTTGAAATTCGGGAAGGCGTTGCAGGACCTCGGGCTGCGTGAGGGGAGCCATATCGCCGTCATCGGAGAGAACCGGGTACAGTGGGGGCTGACCTATCTCACCTGCATGTGCTTCGGCCATGTGGTGGTCCCGATCGATCGCAACCTGACGATCAACGACATCCTGAACATCCTCCACGAGTCCGATGCGGTGGCGGTCGTGTACTCGGACGCATTCGAGCCGATCCTCAGCGAGCGGCGCGGGTCGATGAAGAAGTTGAAGTTCTACATCAACATGGACCTGCCGGAAGAACGGGATGGTTCGCTGTCGATGCTGGAACTCATCGAGAACAGCAACGGGCACAGCATCTCGGACCTTCCGGAGATCGATCCGGACAGGATGGCCGAGATCATCTTCACGTCGGGGTCCCTCGGGCGGGCCAAAGGGGTGATGTTGAGCCAGGGGAACCTCGCCGCCAACCTGATGAGCATGGTGCGGATGGTGTTCATTCATCCGGAGGACCGTTTCCTGTCCGTGTTGCCCATGCACCATACCTATGAATGCACCTGCGGCTTTCTCTGTCCGCTGTACACCGGCGCTTCGGTGCATTATGCGCGCTCGTTGAAGACCGTCGTGGACGACCTGCAATCCTCGCATGCCACCATGCTGCTCGGGGTGCCGCTCCTCTTCGACAAGATGTTCAAGCGCATCTACAAGTCGATCCAGGAACGGAAGATCGCTTCGATGGTGATGGGTCCGCTCGTGAAGGTGACCGCGATCCTCGAAAAAGTCGGCTGGAAGAATTGCAAGAAGGCGGTCTTCCGTGAGATCCATGAGAAATTCGGCGGGCACGTCCGCCTTTTCATTGCCGGCGGCGCGGCCACGGATCCGATGGTGGCGAAGGGGTTGCGGGAATTCGGCTTCACCCTGTTGCAGGGATATGGGCTCACGGAGACGTCACCCATCCTTGCGCTCAATCGGCCCGATGCGTTCAAAGATGAGGCGGCGGGGTTGCCGTTGCCCGGCGTGACCCTGCGGATCGACCAGCCGAACGCCGAGGGCGTGGGCGAGATCTGGGCGAAGGGGCCGAACGTGATGCTCGGGTATTACAAGAACGATGAGCTGACGCAGCAGGTGAAGGAAGGGGAGTGGTTCAAGACCGGCGATCTCGGGTTCCGGGATGAGGACGATTTCCTGCACATCGCCGGCCGGAAAAAGAACGTGATCATTTCGCGCCGGGGTGAGAACGTCTATCCCGAGGAACTGGAGGACCTGCTGCACCGGAGCGCGTACGTTCTTGAATCGATGGTGTATGGCGAACCGGACGAGAAGCATGATGAGATCATCGCGGCGCTGATCGTGCCCGATGCCGAGGCGTTCATTGAATATGCGGAGACGCGTGGTGTGCAGATCACGGATGCATTGATCCGGGAGGTGATCGCGGAGGAGGTTGCGAAAGTGAATGCCGAGGTGGCCGCATTCAAGCAGATCCGGAAGTTCTATGTCCGCGACCACGAGTTTGAAAAGACGACGACGCAGAAGGTGAAGCGGTATCTCGTGCACAAGTAGTGGTGCATAGTTTTGTGCATCTGTGCATGGATGTATCCTATGTCTACACAGTGGTGCCACCTCATGCCGCAAAATCGCGCGCGTTCGCGGTTCGCCCATGGCGTGATTTTTGCATACTCTTTCGTTGCCGATGCCTCAGTGGAGGTCGGCAGGACGACAGAAAGGGGATGGTGCCATGACAAGCAACGGTGTAGCGGGTGGTGCGATGCAGACCTTTTCCGCAGTTCCGCCTGAACGTGTTTCCGAACACACGACGGTCAAGACCGTAAAGGCGCAGCTGCCGGAACAGAAGGTAGAGGATGCCCGCGTGAATGAACCTGCACGGCAGATACCGGCGCAGGTGTACAACAGTCACGGCGAGGTGATCCCCAGTCCCTCAAGTCCGGAAACGGACAGAACCGCCTGACCGGCGGAATATCAACCTCTCACGGCGGCTCGTACATGCGGGCCGCCGTTTTTATTTTCCGCCGTTCCGTCCGGGTACCGGCGGTTCTTCGGGTTGACATTCCTGAGCATTCTGTTTATATTGGGGTACATTTTACGCGTCACCAGCGCTGTACTTCTCACTAACCCTCTCACCTCGCGGTATCCGGAGGTCCTGATTCATGCTCACCGAGTTTGGTCGGGTTCTGCTATTCATTCTCGTAGGAGCGGTGTTCGTCGCCCTCGGTCTGGTCACAGCCTGGTTGTTGCGCCCCTCCCGCCCCTATCCCAGCAAGAATTCAACGTATGAATGCGGCGAAACACCGGTCGGCGATACCCGCATCCGGTTCAATATCCGGTTCTACGTCATTGCCCTCATCTTCGTGATCTTCGATGTGGAGGTCGTCTTCCTGTTCCCCTGGGCCCTGGTCTATAGGTCTCTGGGCTGGTTCGCCTTCGTCGAAATGCTGGTGTTCCTTTCGATCCTGATCGCCGGCTACGCGTATGTCTGGAGGAATGGGGATCTGGATTGGGACCGCCCGGCACCGCGCATCCCGCGGTATGAGCGCGGGTTCGGGGTCCGCGAGACGCCTCTCACTGAAGAAGAACTAGTGGTATAACGGAACGACGATGGGACTTCTGGATCAGCGTTTTGAGAACGGCAATGTGGTCATCACATCCGTCGATACTCTCCTCGCCTGGGCGCGCCTCTCGTCCGTGTGGCCCATGCAGTTCGGGCTGGCGTGCTGCGCCATTGAAATGATGGCCACCGGCGCTTCGCACTACGACCTCGACCGCTTCGGCACCTTCTTCCGCGGGTCACCCCGGCAGTCCGATGCCATGATCGTGGCAGGGACCGTCACCCTGAAGATGGCGACACGCATCAAGACCCTCTACGATCAGATGGCCGAGCCGCGGTATGTCATCTCCATGGGGAGCTGCTCCAACTGCGGCGGCCCCTACTGGGAACATGGGTACCACGTCCTCAAAGGCGTGGACCGCATCATCCCGGTGGACGTCTACATCCCGGGGTGTCCGCCCCGGCCGGAGGCGTTGCTCGAAGGTCTTCTCAAACTGAAGGAGAAGATCCGTAACGAACGCCTGATCATCAAGAAGCCGGCGTGACGATCAGCCCATCCACGTATCCGCAAAGACCATGATCCCCCAAGAATTCTTCGACCTGCTCAAGTCCACCTTCGGTGATGCGATCCTGGAAGCGAAACTGGACGGCGTGTTCGATCCGTTCATCACCGTCGCCCCGGACCGTATGCCCGAGGTCGGCCGCTTCCTGCGCGACAACGAGAAGACGCTCTGCGACAGCCTGATGTGTCTCAGCGGCGTGGACCTGACCAAAGGGAAGCTCGGCGTGGTATATCACCTCCACTCCACCAAGTTCAATCACAAGATCGTCCTGAAGGCCACCGTCACGGTCGAACAACCGCACGTGGGGTCCGTCGAAGCGGTCTGGAAGACGGCCAACTGGCATGAGCGCGAAGCCTACGATATGTTCGGGATCGTGTTCGACGGCCACCCTGACCTGCGCCGCATCCTGATGCCCGATGATTGGGATGGGTATCCGCTCCGCAAGGACTATCAGGTCCCCGAGTTCTACAATGGCATGAAGGTACCGTACTAATGGACGTTATCGTGACCGACGTTGAGAAGGGACGCCGTCCCTCAACCGTCCCCGGACTCGGGCGCCAGCTCCGTTCGGAAGAGATGGTCATCAGCATGGGCCCCCAGCATCCTTCCACCCACGGCGTGCTCCGTCTGGAGCTCGTGGTGGATGGCGAGATCGTGGTGGATGTGATCCCGCACATCGGCTATCTGCACCGGTGCTTCGAGAAGCACTGCGAGCACATGTCCAACTACCAGCAGATCGTGCCGTACACCGACCGCATGGACTACGTCGCGGCGATGAGCAGTGAGTTCGGCTATGTCGTGGCGATGGAGAAGATGCTCAAGATCCAGGTGCCGGAGCGTGTCGAGGTCATCCGCGTGATCATGGCGGAGTTCTCACGCATCGTCAGCCATCAGATCGCGATCGGGACGTATGGCCTGGACATCGGCGCGTTCACCCCGTTCCTGTTCTGCATGCGCGACCGCGAGCACATCCTGGACATCATCGAGGAGACCTGCGGCGCCCGGCTGCTGTACAATTATAACTGGATCGGCGGCCTCTCGCACGACGTGAAGCCTGATTTTCAACAGAAGGTCCGCGAGTTCTGCACGTACTTCAAGCCGAACATCGTCGAATTGAACAACCTGCTGTCCTTCAACAAGATCTTCGTGGAACGCACGGCCAATG
This genomic window from Ignavibacteriota bacterium contains:
- the queC gene encoding 7-cyano-7-deazaguanine synthase QueC, giving the protein MKNSDHPAIVLVSGGMDSCVTTAIAARAHTGLAFLHANYGQRTEARELAAFHAIAKHFGVTRTLVVPMEHLAVIGGSSLTDHTIPVSQADLTATGIPTSYVPFRNANILAVAVSWAEVIGARSIYIGAVEEDSSGYPDCRRTFFDAYNAMITTGTRPGSGIAIQAPLLQLSKAEIVKRGTELEAPLALTWSCYQAEDEACGVCDSCALRLRGFQQAGIPDPIPYSVRPDHRH
- a CDS encoding fumarate hydratase — translated: MQQFKDSMLKLIIETSTNLPPDARRAILAAREQEKPGTQSMLALETIATNVDMACGDAAPICQDTGMPTFEIKTPVGANQIVMKAAIREAIAEATKLGKLRPNAVDSLTGKNSGNNLGEGAPVIHFEQWEKDEIDVRLLLKGGGCENKNIQYSLPMELPHLGRADRTMDGIRKCILHAVWQAQGHGCAVGAIGVAIGGDRTSGYGFAKQQLFRLLDDVNPNPELARLEAYIMETANGLGIGTMGFGGQSTLIGCKVGSYHRLPASFFVSVAYDCWAFRRLGVVVDPATGAITRWLYRDDSPAITMARGDGLPLTGREIRLTLPLSETQVRQLKVGDVVILDGAMHTGRDALHHYLMTHDAPVNLEGSAIYHCGPVALKNGEIWTMGAAGPTTSGREEPFQADILKKFKVRAVIGKGGMGAKTLAALQEVGAVYLNAIGGAAQFYTRCITGVTGVDFLEFGTPEAMWHITVKGFPAIVTMDSHGKSLHADVEQASGKVLATHAAPVQL
- a CDS encoding AMP-binding protein, with the protein product MRPEIKLHTVPSIGCVQDMVVRSSRYYGGKLAVEDLKQTPIPRLTYTALLTHVLKFGKALQDLGLREGSHIAVIGENRVQWGLTYLTCMCFGHVVVPIDRNLTINDILNILHESDAVAVVYSDAFEPILSERRGSMKKLKFYINMDLPEERDGSLSMLELIENSNGHSISDLPEIDPDRMAEIIFTSGSLGRAKGVMLSQGNLAANLMSMVRMVFIHPEDRFLSVLPMHHTYECTCGFLCPLYTGASVHYARSLKTVVDDLQSSHATMLLGVPLLFDKMFKRIYKSIQERKIASMVMGPLVKVTAILEKVGWKNCKKAVFREIHEKFGGHVRLFIAGGAATDPMVAKGLREFGFTLLQGYGLTETSPILALNRPDAFKDEAAGLPLPGVTLRIDQPNAEGVGEIWAKGPNVMLGYYKNDELTQQVKEGEWFKTGDLGFRDEDDFLHIAGRKKNVIISRRGENVYPEELEDLLHRSAYVLESMVYGEPDEKHDEIIAALIVPDAEAFIEYAETRGVQITDALIREVIAEEVAKVNAEVAAFKQIRKFYVRDHEFEKTTTQKVKRYLVHK
- a CDS encoding NADH-quinone oxidoreductase subunit A: MLTEFGRVLLFILVGAVFVALGLVTAWLLRPSRPYPSKNSTYECGETPVGDTRIRFNIRFYVIALIFVIFDVEVVFLFPWALVYRSLGWFAFVEMLVFLSILIAGYAYVWRNGDLDWDRPAPRIPRYERGFGVRETPLTEEELVV
- the nuoB gene encoding NADH-quinone oxidoreductase subunit NuoB, translated to MGLLDQRFENGNVVITSVDTLLAWARLSSVWPMQFGLACCAIEMMATGASHYDLDRFGTFFRGSPRQSDAMIVAGTVTLKMATRIKTLYDQMAEPRYVISMGSCSNCGGPYWEHGYHVLKGVDRIIPVDVYIPGCPPRPEALLEGLLKLKEKIRNERLIIKKPA
- a CDS encoding NADH-quinone oxidoreductase subunit C, with protein sequence MIPQEFFDLLKSTFGDAILEAKLDGVFDPFITVAPDRMPEVGRFLRDNEKTLCDSLMCLSGVDLTKGKLGVVYHLHSTKFNHKIVLKATVTVEQPHVGSVEAVWKTANWHEREAYDMFGIVFDGHPDLRRILMPDDWDGYPLRKDYQVPEFYNGMKVPY
- a CDS encoding NADH-quinone oxidoreductase subunit D — translated: MVISMGPQHPSTHGVLRLELVVDGEIVVDVIPHIGYLHRCFEKHCEHMSNYQQIVPYTDRMDYVAAMSSEFGYVVAMEKMLKIQVPERVEVIRVIMAEFSRIVSHQIAIGTYGLDIGAFTPFLFCMRDREHILDIIEETCGARLLYNYNWIGGLSHDVKPDFQQKVREFCTYFKPNIVELNNLLSFNKIFVERTANVGVLPAEVAINYGASGPVLRGSGVAWDLRKNDPYSIYDRFDFDIPVGTGERGKVGDCWDRYMVRAREMEQSVRIIEQAVEMLPAGDVQSAIPKRIRPEAGEIYVRTETPKGELGYYIIADGTASPARVKVRPPCFVNLSALPSMCRGSMIADVVAILGSIDIVLGEVDR